CAATGGGTTTATGGTTTTACGTGAAGCTGGTCCGCATTCGACACGACCCGGCcactattactttttatgtccaGCCGGGTTGAAACATCGTAACCGATTCTTTTGGTACGATGAGTATGAAAAAGTATCTTCAAGCAATGAACCATCATCTAACATCGAGATGGGTTCAAAATCGTCGCAAAATCCTCCTTCCCCTTTTCTCAAGCGTCGGCACACAGAAGGATACACTGCATCTGGTAGTTCACAGTCTTATAATTTGCAGAATGCTGATACACTTGACACGGAACAACACGTTCGAACCAACTCAGTTACTGCCTCCACCACATCAGCTCCATCAAATGATCCAGTGGATCACAACCCTCTATCTGTCGAACAAGTTTGTTGTTGCTTTGGTTGCATTTGTTCAATATTGTGTTTAATGATGTTCTTCATCCTTGTTATTTTAATCAGTAAGTAAGAAAAAATTTGTGTGTATGTTTGTTATGTTGTGAAATTGTTGTGTGAAATGTTGTCCATGTTGATGATTCATATTGTTTGTTTTGTcgacttttatttttttttgcttaCGAGCTACAAAAACACTTGGTATTGTAATTATTTGCTGCTTCTAGTAGTTGTAATACTCTACTACTTTGTTATTGTACATGTTTTGACGTTCAACATCGTTCCGAATGTATTTTGTGCGTTAAATCTATCTTCGTAGCTGCTTAAGTCAGTGTTATTTCATTTGTAACCCCAAATACACACCGTGCAGTGAAGCGATGCTGAGATGACAGTAACAACCTCATTCTCACATTTTAAGATGTATAGATTTCGTTTTAATATGCAGTGTATTGTGTTTTATATAACTGTTTGTACTTCACTATCCACGGGGACTCGGAAAAATTATTCGAAAAGATTAAGGTGCATCAAGCTTTTGCGGATGAGCTTCTTTTTTTCGGCTGCAAAGTGAAGTGCATCTGCCATTTTGCTGCATGCGAAGGTGAATTCTATTGTTATGTATGGTTGTGGGGATAAGAACATTTAGCACACACTTTCATCTCGTTTGTGTGCACCTTCGCCCTTGGTATTTCAGACCAAGTGGTGGGATTGATGTGATTGGCTTTAAATGCATCTGTGAGTATTTAGGCTAATTTTCGGGTCCAGTTCTACAGTTTTGGAATGAAGGATATTGAATGCAAACAGCTGCCTATGTATAGTGGTTGACATACACTGCCACTACACCAAATCATTTTATTTTCTGTTTGTTTCAGGATACGACATCTAATTTGGGAGAGTTGTGAGCCTTTAATTCGCTTCATCTTCTACTTAAGGCAATATTTGAGATTCAATTTGATTGTCCTATTTGTCTCACTAAacagaaacaatattttttctCAGCTACGAAGATGTCCGTCACTTGCGACAGTGGGTCTCAAGCTTCTGTGAACAGCAACTATGTAGTACCCCTCATATCACTGTTATCAGATGACGAAGGCGATGGTCTTGATCATCCTCCAGCACCTGCGACGGGGAAGGAAACGGGTGGTTTGGTTCCTCCTCTTTCGACTAAGGAAACAGCATCAACCAAGAAGCCTAAAGACCCTGTGGCAGACATGTATTTGAAAGAACTAATGAAACATCTAACAAGCAAGAAGCGTGGCTGGAATGCAGACACGCGTTCGACGAAGAAGCGTGCTGCGGAAGAGAAATGTGTACCGGTTGTCGTCATTGACTCTTCAAGCGAGTCAAGTGGGTAATCATGTAAGCTTTGGGCATCGTGTGAATTGGTCTTGCAGCCACCCTTTTGTTGTTTTGCAGTGTTTTATAGTTGTATATGTAGTAGACGGTTTGGTGGTGAAGACTATTTCGCTAGTGTCATGTGCCACTGTAATGAAATGATGCTATGAAACATgtacattttaaaatattttgttgtttatGAAAATGAGTAGCCCATATGTTTCGTACATGTACTACAAATATTTTGTGCTGTTTAACAATATTCATTTTATGTATCATCCACAATTATTCTCGGAACAATATAATTTTCGTACACGGACAAATAGAAAAAAAGTACTGGTATCAGATATGTGTGTTCATTTCAGAAGTTTGGTAAAAAAATTTGGTGCAAATATGTTGGGACTTTCGTAATTCCCTGCCTTAAAGATTTCACGAATGGCTAACAAGGGGAGAGGGCCAATGCATAGCTCCAAATTTCAGTATCTTTATTAATCCCTTCGGCAAACACAAGAGTCGCacaaatcaattcaaatcaaacacATGACTCTGAAGCAGCAAGGTTGGTAACGAAGTTTGCGATGCATACAAATTCAGCAACTCGTCAAAATACAGGCAACAAAATGAAATATTACCCCAAAAGTGACACATGATAATTCATAACCTCAACCTCCTCGTAGCAACCGTCTGGCTAAGCTCAATCTGCCGCCCTCACCCAAGCGCAAGAACAGTGATAATTTTGCAGGGTTCTCCACCAATTCTTCAATAACCATAACTTTCTCGTCTTCGGTCAACTcagaaattgtttccataaccTTTAACACATTGTCTTGGTCATTGTGCATCTTCTCATGGACGGCTTCCTTTTGTGTTGCTAATTGTTTGATGAGGTCAGTCATCGTGTCTTTGGTGATGGTTGCAAAATTATTTATGGCTTCCACTATCGCATCGTCAGCAGCATCTACAATTTTTCGTTTCTTACTCTTTGATTGCGCAGCAGATGTGGGTCGAGAGGACGGTGTGACAGATACAGAGATGGACTCATCACCTCCCTCACGAACAGAGAACAATGCGTCCAGATTCATACCTGTATCGTTAGCCACTTCAGGTGTCATGGTAAGAACCTCTTGAACTGCAGCAACAAAATGTTCAGCTTTCTCCCCGGTTGCCCGATCATTACCGAAGATTTTTCACCAATCATGGTAATATGTCCACCTTTTGTGTCTCATTGACCGTGCGTTGTGGTCTGCCTACGAATATAATATCACCTCGTAACGACATAACTTATTCTTATGCAATAACAAAAGACAGGTAATGTTGGAAAAAAACATACCTTTATCAGCGCATCCCATATTTCGTTTGAAGCTTCAATGGTCTTCTCTGTGTCGTTCCATCCGACTCCACTTTTACTCAGTAGTGTCACTAAAGATCCGTACAATTTCTTCCACACATGAACTTTAGAGTTAATATGTGGGTTCCCACGTATATTTGTGTCAGGAAATGCAACTTTCATTCGATTCTCAAGGAAAGCTAAATAGCCAGGCCGAAATCCGTTTCCGCTTTTCCAACCTTCTGCCGACGCCTCTTTCAGTGATTGTATTAGACACTCTTCTTCACGTTCACTCCAACTACGTCTTGTCTTATCAGCTTTTTTGCCTTTGCCAACAAAGCTCTCGGATGTTGCAAAACTATCCATAACTAGGATGTTGCCACTGCCGTAGTCCTGTACCTGGTAGTAATACACCACAATGGTTAGCCATGTCATACTAGTTCATATTACATACCATCACGGTTCGTAGTAAACAAGAACTATATAATTGGTTTGACTAAATTGTAAGCAAATGACATCAAGCATTCAAGTTACGTACAAATAAAAATCAGTAACATCAAATGTGACAAGTACTTGAATGccaaagttataacgaaacatTTACAAACAATGTAATTATTTAGGTTAGATTCATCCACATAGACATAGCAAGGTTCTCCCGCCAACTATCCCAATCATTCGACGCTTCCAAGCTAGTGATGAAATCATCTTGCATCTCAATCACTGGACTGAGTACGTCATCGTTCACTTCTTCGATTGGATCGTCGGGCATCTCAGACCTGATGAAGTTATGCAACAACATACACGCCATTATGATTCTGTTCTGTGTTCTTAGTGGATAGAACGAAGGACTTCGAAGTATGGCCCATCTTTTTTTCAACAGACCGAATGCTCTCTCGATTATGTTTCGGGCTTGCGAGTGTCTCCAGTTAAATAACTCCTTAAAATTCTGTGGCCCATTTGCACGGTTTCCCCAAGCATCCCTATGATATCGTACTCGCCTGTAAGGAGTCAAGAACCCCTCTACATTGGGATATCCATTGTCACATAGGTAATAACAGCCTACAAATAAGAAATTAGTTAACAACGTTTGCGAACACTATTTTAGAAACAAGTGTACTGAATTCACAGTTAATAATAGCACGAAAAGAAGATCAGAACCTCTTGGAATTTTCAGTGTATCGTCACGAGTCACTGCATCTTTAAGAACCCTGGCATCAGCGGCAGATCTCTCCCACCCCGTAAGTGCATATATGAACTTCATGTCACGGTCGCAAACCCCAAGGACATTGACTGCGATAGTACCTTTTCTTGTTCTATATCGAGCCTTGTCCACGGTAGATACATTTACACTTACATACGTTCCGTCTAATGCACCAAGACATCCCTGTACAATTTAACATTAATAACTTCAATAAAATGTATCCATGAAAAAGGAGTAATGTGTGTATCTACTCTGTTTATTTTGGGACATTACCGTGAACCATTTCCAAGTTTCGTTTGTGCAAGTCTCGTCGATTGGAGATGGTTTAACAAGTAGTAAAGGATGTAGCATGAGAATGCATTGTAGCACTTGATGGAAATGGGTGCTGATTGTATGGCCACTACGTACGTAGTCATGTCCAACAACTCTATTTTTCTTGTGATGAGCCAGGACAGAGAGAAACATGCTCACCTTCTCTTCAACACGGACATATCTAGACTCGACTAGTCCTCCAACATTAGTTAGCAAATAACACAAGCGTAGAAATGCATTTCTGTTCATTCGCAAGTTCATCACACATTGAACGTCTCCTAGCTCGATAATCCTGTGCAAATGGTTCATTTGCACGCATATTCTTTCTGTCATGCTATAGGCCATTGTTCTGGTACGCTTGTTGCAACGTCGTTGTGCACGTAACTTCATTACATGTCGTCTCACGAGTAACATAACCAACAATGCTCGACACATTATTTGGTGCAGCAACACAAACACAGTAATGTGTGTACGCATAATGGGCAGCTAAGGAAGATACTTCAGCAAGAAATAAAATTCAACTTCGGGTTAACAATGAAATATAGAaacggaaaaaaaaaagaatcacAAGTACTGAAGATACTAACTGTTGTCTAACATCTAATTTATTGTGTACGGATGAATGGTTACAAGTGGTTAACAATGAACTTTagaaccaaaaaaaaaagaatcagAAGTACTGAAGATACTAAGTGAGGTTTAAGAAATAATTTATTGTTTACAAGTGCTTGGGTAGAAAGACGTTAACACATTCTTCCAACAGTGTGAAACTTGCATTACGATCAGCTTTAATTTAATGCCCAAAACAAAAGCTTGAAAATATTACTTAGAATTACAGTACTCAGAAATTCGAGCTTGTAGTAAGTAAAAAAACAAGAGATGTTTACTCCGCTTTGGTCTTAATGTGCGATGTTGTTATGTAAATGAGATGGAGAAGATGCTTTACAGAATATAAACGTTACAAAACATAAATACAAGTAGTACAGGCAAACAAATACAGTACAAACACTGAACAACGCAAAATTGCAATCAACGATTGGAAACCACAAAGGAGACAACCAACATCGTTTTTCCGAAAGCAGGATAATTAAAGAGATGTCGTTTACCAAGACCGTCACAGCCTCCTCACAACTGTCGAACTTCGCAGGAGACACCAGCAAATTTGAACCTACAAAAACTTAATTTCGAACACAGCTTACAAAACGTAAGCGATGAGAGAGGTCGTGGAAGAAATGTTTACCTGATTTCTGAGGTGTCCACAGCACACAACGAAAACCTAGCACATCGTTTCTGTTAATAGTACGATGTCCTCAAGATGAAGGATGAATTATTGTTGGGGCTTTCGAGGGTAATTTGGGGAAATGCCGCTTTGAAAGGGACAAGGATTAATAATCTGGGCCTGATGTGAGGGTTTATTTTAATCGACTTTGTATAGCCTTATCCATTGGAGAAGACATTAGGTGGGTTTAGTAAAAAATACACCAAATAATTGACTAAAGTAAAAAAATCACCTTAATCCTAATGAATCCACCGTACCAAACTAAGCGTAATTGTACATATGAATGTTAGACTTccgctgtaaaataattgtgcgtatttgaaataagaatgtaaatatttgtagataatcCTTAAATTATTatagaaaatattcaaatttttatctacaatatctttctaataataataatggtaaaaataaaaacagaagttcaataaagaaagattgaaggtaaatgtggcacctagtaagggaataattatgaattcctaAACCGGTCGCCACACCACTCTTGATGAAGTCCATACTCACGACTCTTCCTAGTGCTGTGTTCGTGAGTGAAACCTTAAGAGTCTCCCAAGACTCTAGAAATGAAGCTAGCACAATTAGAGCTATCACCTCATCGTCAAGTTTCATGCTCATACTTGATAACTGCTCCACAAATCCTTGGATCTCGTTCAGATGATCTGTGACCAGAGTTCCTTCTTTGTGTCGAACCTGGACAAGCTTGCTGAAATAGAACAATTTGTTGTTACCACTTTTGGAGGCATATATTGTCTCCAACTTTGTCCAAAGCGTGCAAGCATGTGTCTCGTTagagatgtgattatagacgttgTTATCGACAAATTGTCGGATATACCCGCAAACTTGCTCGTGCTCGAAGTTCCATTCAGCATTTGATTTATCATCTTGTTTAGACTCGCTGAACACCGGTAGGTGCATCTTGGTGACGAATAGAAGATCTTTCATCTTACTTTTTCATAGTTGATAATTAGAGCCATTAAGGCTAATCATCTTGCTTGTGTGTACctccatatttttttattgctaCCAACGAATTACCATCAAAGCCCTAACATAAAAGAACAACTTCCCTAATACTTTCTAGAAagtcttttctgatgtggaagttcAGACTAAGCTGCAACCATAGAGCATACGAAGAATTCCTATAGTATTTGAGAACCTCGTTCTCAGTTGTTGGGATATCAGGGAAATAAATGAGGTATTATTGCAGTGGAACATCATAAGTAATATCAACAATGAATAAAATGAACACCAATATTTATAGTGGTTCACCCCAAGATTGGGCTACGTCTACTCTAAACCTCTCAAGGAGATTAATTCTTTATTAATAAACAAAAAAGACAAGAGAATTGAGAATACAAAGTATTTCACTCAGAACACTCTGATTTTAACACTCACTTTCTCTCCATTAGTCCTATTCTTTCCAAGGATAAATACTTCTTAAGAAATCTCACACTAAATCCTTTGTCTCACTTCTACACTTATGGTTGTAGTTAACATGATTTAGTTTTTTGGTGTGATTTTGGAATGAAGAATGAATgtgtatttataggtgaagtttaagaaagaaaacaaaaattaaaacatCATTGCTTACATAATCAAACCAACCATTTTTTACTAACTCAAACCATGTGTTAATTGTGTTGTTGAATTCCAAAATGGTGTGTTTTGAATTCAAATTTGGCTTACTTTGAATTCAATCTTTGTTTGATTACTTAACACAGTATTGTAATGTTCATAAATGTGTTTTTAGTATTCGGCCGATtcagtttaataattatttgaaatacATGAATGAGTATGTTAGATATGATCTCATAAATTTGAGTATCAAATACATGAATGAGTATATTAGATATGATCTCATAAATTTGTTTCTGATACTCTTTTTATCATCCCTATTTGGCCAATTTTGTATTGATTCTTGAAATTGTTTTGAAACTCCTTTTAAACGTCATTCGTTATTGCATTGGATCAATCATTTGAAAtgactgaaggattatgataaAGGTAAAAAATTTGGATATATTGCTCGATTGTCATTATATTGTTCCAAATTTTGATTCTTTTTGTTAATGAatatttattgatattgtggtaatgttattattttaatataaattcgaaatattagtAATGGTTGCGAATGAGCAAATAGATGTTGAGGTGATGAATAGTgggaatatatattttttacaatGCTCCTCGCCCTATTCTAAAAAGCGATGGAAGAATTGAAATCAATTGTATGGAAGCAAAAAAGTAGTAGGATAAAAGACACTCATATTGGTGAATGGATAGACATGTCAATTGTTCATATCAGCAGTGGAAAAACTGAATACTTGTTGAAAATATTTAAGAGTCATTCACGCTCTTTCATTTTTGGTCTTGATATTGAAACATTCAAGCAACTTTTCATCATTCTTGGCTTGCATCACATAGTTAACAAGTTGACTTAGACCTTAAGATGGAGTCAAGATTCTTGGCTGACATTTTGGAGGGAAAGTAAACAATGCTGACAAGAAGAAACTTGTTGAACTTGCAAGCAGTGATTTTGAGGTTGTcatttatgattttgttagatttttt
This Primulina eburnea isolate SZY01 chromosome 2, ASM2296580v1, whole genome shotgun sequence DNA region includes the following protein-coding sequences:
- the LOC140824652 gene encoding uncharacterized protein, producing MTWLTIVVYYYQVQDYGSGNILVMDSFATSESFVGKGKKADKTRRSWSEREEECLIQSLKEASAEGWKSGNGFRPGYLAFLENRMKVAFPDTNIRGNPHINSKVHVWKKLYGSLVTLLSKSGVGWNDTEKTIEASNEIWDALIKADHNARSMRHKRWTYYHDW